In Acidimicrobiia bacterium, the genomic stretch ACGGCGCCTCGGTCGGGAAGCGCGAGAGGTAGGGGCGCGACGACTTGTAGGAGCAGTGCTCCGACCACATCACCGAATACATCGCGAGCTCGAGGTCGGTCGGCTCGCGCCCGAGCTCGCCCACCACGGCCGCGAGCTCGTCGTCCGTCATCCCTAGCTGGCGGTGACGCGGCTCCATCGACAGATCCCTTTCGCAACGGCGTTTCGAGACTAACGAACCGCTTGGAACGACCGCGCGTCGCCGCTCGGGTCGAATACGGCGAATTGCATTGACTACTATCCTCCGAGCCGAATTCACCAGCGGATGAGGTTGACCACATGCCCGTTAAAGCCAAGAAGACGCCCATGAGCGCGGCGCACAAGCAGGCGCTCGCCGAAGGGCGGGAGCAGAGTCGTGTCGTACGTGAATACCTCGATGCGCTCGAGGCCCACAAGCCGAAGCGGGGCCGCAAGCGCACCGCCGATAGCGTGAAGAAGAACCTTGCCGACGTGAACCAATCGCTGAAGTCGGCGATCGGATCGGGTCGGCTCGAGCTGATCCAGCGCCGCCGTGACCTCGAGGTCGAGCTCGCGAGCATGCAGGCCGGCGGCACCGACGTCACTGCGCTCGAGAAAGCTTTCGTCAAGGTCGGCAAGAGCTATGCCAACCGAAAGGCGATCTCCTACGCCGCTTTTCGCGAGTTCGGTGTGCCTGCCGACACGCTGAAGCGGGCCGGCATCAGCCGCGCCGGCGCCTAGCCGCCGGCCGCCGCCACTCGCTCGAATACGAGCTGGCGGAGCCGCCACGAGATTGCATCCAGAGTCGGGTCGTCGACCCGTCGCTGCAGCGCGTCGATCAGCTCGTCTCGCTCACGACGGGACACGACCGCGTCGGCGGACGCGTCCCACGCGCGGGCGTTGCGCCAGAACATCGCCGCCGCGGTGCCGGCGGTGATGCGCGGGACGACCGATCGGTCGAGCACGCGCCGGAAACCGGGCGGCGTCGGCGTGGCCGCGAGCGCAGCGCCCGCGTACATGTCGGCCCCGGCCGCGGCGACGACGGCCGCCACGATCGCTTCGTAGCGCGCGAACAGGGGATCGTCGCTCACGATCTCGTCGGGCTCCTCGAGGGCGAGGCGACCGCCCGGACCGACTGCTCCGCACCAATGCGCCACGGTGCGCTCGATATCGGGCAGGTGCGACAGCAGCAAGCGCGCGTAGACGACGTCGAATCCGCGCCCACCGGCCGCGGGCAGCGGCTCGGTCGCGTCGGCGACGAGCACCCGCGCCGCGGGAACACGCGCACGCGTGTGCTCGGCGAACGTCGGTGAGCGTTCGACCGCGACGATCTCCGCGTCCGGGAAGGTCGCGGCGAGCAGCTCGGTGCTGTAGCCGGGCCCGGGTCCGAGGTCGAGCACGCGCGCCACGGTGCCCGTGATCGTCGAGAGCAGTGCGCGGCTCGTCGGCTCGAACGCGGCGGCCACGATCGCCATCCGCTCGGTCGCGATATCAGAGTCGCCGAAGGTGTACGACGAGCTCAAGCCGCGGAGCGGTCGGCGCGTGCGCCCGCGGCGTGCAGCAGCGACTCGAGCAGCACGACGCCGTCGGCCGAGCCGAGCAGCGCGTCGCTCGCGCGCTCGGGGTGGGGCATGAGCCCGACGACGTTGCGACCTTCGTTGCACACACCCGCGATGTCGTCGAGGCTGCCGTTCGGGTTGTCGGCGTACCGCACCACGACGCGATCCTCGGCCTGCAACTTCGCGAGCGTCTCCGCGTCGCAGACGTAGTTGCCCTCGAAGTGGTTGATCGGCACGCGCAGCCGTGCGCCGCGCGCGGCGCGGTTGGTGAGCGCGGTCGTGTCGGTCTCGACGCGCAGCTCGACGGTCTCGCAGAGGAACTTCATGCCCGCGTTCTTCTGCAGCGCGCCCGGCAGCATGCCCGCTTCCGTGAGCACCTGGAAGCCGTTGCAGATCCCGACGACCGGTCCGCCGCTCGCGGCGAAGTCGCGCACCGCGTCCATCACCGGCGAGAAGCGCGCGATCGCGCCGGTGCGGAGGTAGTCGCCGTGTGCGAAGCCGCCGGGTACGACGATCGCGTCGGCGCCGCCGATCGTCTCGTCGCCGTGCCAGCAGATCCGGGCCTCGCCGCCGAGGTGCTCGATCGCCCAGACGACGTCCTGCTCACAGTTCGTGCCGGGGAACAGCACCACCCCGACGGTGGCGCTCACGCGCGCGTCAGCTCCTCGATCCGCAGCGAGTAGTCCTCGATCACCGGGTTCGTGAGGATGCGATGGCACATCTCGTCGACCTGCGCGGTCGCCGTCGCCACGTCGGGAGCGTCGACGACGAGACGGATGCTCTTGCCGATACGCACCTGTGACACGTTCGCCCAACCGAGCGCGGGGAGCGCCCGCTCGACGGTCGCGCCCGCCGGATCGAGGATGCCCGGGCGGTGCGTCACCTCGACCTGGGCTTCGTAGCGCGGCATCGACGCGATCCTAGTTTTCGG encodes the following:
- a CDS encoding class I SAM-dependent methyltransferase, which codes for MAAAFEPTSRALLSTITGTVARVLDLGPGPGYSTELLAATFPDAEIVAVERSPTFAEHTRARVPAARVLVADATEPLPAAGGRGFDVVYARLLLSHLPDIERTVAHWCGAVGPGGRLALEEPDEIVSDDPLFARYEAIVAAVVAAAGADMYAGAALAATPTPPGFRRVLDRSVVPRITAGTAAAMFWRNARAWDASADAVVSRRERDELIDALQRRVDDPTLDAISWRLRQLVFERVAAAGG
- the purQ gene encoding phosphoribosylformylglycinamidine synthase subunit PurQ; this encodes MSATVGVVLFPGTNCEQDVVWAIEHLGGEARICWHGDETIGGADAIVVPGGFAHGDYLRTGAIARFSPVMDAVRDFAASGGPVVGICNGFQVLTEAGMLPGALQKNAGMKFLCETVELRVETDTTALTNRAARGARLRVPINHFEGNYVCDAETLAKLQAEDRVVVRYADNPNGSLDDIAGVCNEGRNVVGLMPHPERASDALLGSADGVVLLESLLHAAGARADRSAA
- the purS gene encoding phosphoribosylformylglycinamidine synthase subunit PurS, whose translation is MPRYEAQVEVTHRPGILDPAGATVERALPALGWANVSQVRIGKSIRLVVDAPDVATATAQVDEMCHRILTNPVIEDYSLRIEELTRA